The Paenibacillus sp. FSL R7-0204 genome includes a region encoding these proteins:
- a CDS encoding CD3324 family protein, with protein sequence MSYVNGKDVLPPGLLEELQGYIQGELLYIPKKAEERVRWGENSGSRQEIAARNEEIFCSHSNGCSVNELQKRYHLSEESIRKIISKMRQTRLAMNR encoded by the coding sequence GTGAGTTACGTCAATGGAAAGGATGTGCTCCCCCCGGGGCTGCTCGAAGAGCTGCAGGGTTACATACAGGGTGAGCTGTTATACATCCCGAAGAAAGCGGAAGAACGGGTAAGATGGGGCGAGAACAGCGGCTCCCGGCAAGAGATTGCTGCCCGCAACGAAGAGATCTTCTGTAGTCACAGCAACGGCTGCTCGGTGAACGAGCTGCAGAAGAGATATCACTTATCCGAAGAAAGCATCCGCAAGATCATTTCAAAAATGCGGCAAACACGGCTGGCGATGAACCGCTAG
- a CDS encoding replication-associated recombination protein A: MDLFSQGEDNGSGRLLADRMRPGNLDEYIGQEHIVGKGKLLRRAIEADQVSSILLYGPPGCGKTTLAHIISHHTQGEFVRLNAVEASVKDVREVIERAQSNKALYGSKTILFLDEVHRFNSSRQDALLPAVEKGTITFIGATTENPFHYVNGALMSRSTLFQLESLTSGHSLIAMKRALADDQRGLGFMDLKADEDALLHIAAMANGDIRRALNALELAAMTTAPERDGSVHITLAVAEESIRRPIVKADESTQYDVLSAFHKSIRGSSDAALFWFLYAVEKLGMDPMTFIRRLIAASSEDIGLANPQAMIQAVSALDAYRNNGWPEAKLNIAQAILFAVESPKSDGVVTAIANVMNSLEDLKSAEVPLHLRDTHYKGAAQLGHEGYQYPHNFPGHYVKQDYLPKAIARKVFYQATEQGNEAKIRHNQQLRRGQ; the protein is encoded by the coding sequence ATGGATCTATTCTCGCAGGGTGAAGACAACGGGAGCGGACGGCTGCTTGCAGACCGGATGCGGCCCGGCAATCTGGATGAATATATCGGACAGGAGCATATTGTAGGCAAGGGCAAGCTGCTGCGCAGGGCGATTGAAGCGGACCAGGTCTCTTCAATCCTGCTCTACGGGCCTCCGGGCTGCGGCAAAACCACTCTGGCCCATATCATATCGCATCACACCCAAGGTGAATTCGTGCGGCTGAATGCGGTGGAGGCTTCGGTGAAGGATGTACGGGAGGTCATTGAACGCGCACAGAGCAATAAGGCGCTGTACGGCTCGAAGACGATTCTGTTCCTGGACGAGGTACACCGCTTCAACAGCTCCCGCCAGGATGCGCTGCTGCCGGCCGTGGAGAAGGGGACGATTACCTTCATTGGTGCGACAACAGAGAATCCGTTCCATTATGTGAACGGGGCCTTGATGAGCCGCTCGACCTTATTCCAGTTGGAGTCCCTGACCAGCGGGCATAGCCTGATCGCAATGAAGCGGGCGCTTGCTGACGATCAGCGGGGGCTCGGCTTCATGGATCTGAAGGCTGATGAAGACGCGCTGCTGCATATCGCCGCCATGGCGAACGGTGATATCCGCCGGGCCTTGAATGCGCTGGAGCTGGCGGCGATGACTACGGCGCCGGAGCGTGACGGCAGCGTGCATATTACGCTTGCGGTGGCGGAGGAGTCGATCCGCCGCCCGATTGTCAAAGCGGACGAGTCGACGCAGTACGATGTGCTGTCCGCTTTTCACAAAAGCATCCGCGGCTCCAGTGACGCCGCCCTGTTCTGGTTCCTCTACGCGGTGGAGAAGCTGGGCATGGACCCTATGACCTTCATCCGCCGTCTGATCGCGGCCAGCAGTGAGGATATTGGCCTGGCGAACCCGCAGGCGATGATCCAGGCGGTCAGTGCGCTGGATGCCTACCGTAATAACGGCTGGCCGGAGGCGAAGCTGAACATCGCGCAGGCGATTCTGTTCGCCGTAGAGAGCCCCAAATCAGACGGGGTAGTGACCGCTATCGCGAACGTCATGAACAGTCTGGAGGATCTGAAGTCGGCCGAGGTGCCGCTGCATTTGCGGGATACGCACTATAAAGGTGCGGCCCAGCTGGGCCATGAGGGCTACCAGTATCCGCATAATTTCCCTGGCCATTATGTGAAGCAGGACTATCTGCCGAAGGCAATCGCCCGCAAGGTCTTCTATCAGGCCACCGAGCAGGGCAACGAGGCGAAGATCCGCCATAACCAGCAGCTGCGGCGCGGGCAATAG